One window of Microbacterium sp. 1S1 genomic DNA carries:
- the rpmB gene encoding 50S ribosomal protein L28 — MAAVCQVTGAVPGFGHNVSHSHRRTKRRFDPNVQKKTYFVPSLGRKITLNVSAKGIKVIDARGIENVVKDLQAKGVKL; from the coding sequence ATGGCAGCAGTGTGCCAGGTGACCGGAGCTGTTCCCGGCTTCGGTCACAACGTCTCGCACTCGCACCGCCGGACGAAGCGTCGCTTCGACCCGAACGTGCAGAAGAAGACCTATTTCGTGCCCTCGCTCGGTCGTAAGATCACGCTCAACGTGTCCGCCAAGGGCATCAAGGTGATCGACGCGCGTGGCATCGAGAACGTCGTCAAGGACCTCCAGGCGAAGGGTGTGAAGCTCTAA
- a CDS encoding HU family DNA-binding protein translates to MADKSITKTELVASIASATGQSQATVSGVLDSLFATVSDAVAKGSKVSIPGWISFEQVDTAARTGRNPQTGAEIKIPAGKRVKVTAGSKLKAAVK, encoded by the coding sequence ATGGCTGACAAGTCCATCACCAAGACCGAGCTCGTCGCGAGCATCGCTTCCGCCACCGGCCAGAGCCAGGCCACCGTCTCCGGTGTCCTCGACTCGCTGTTCGCCACGGTCTCCGACGCTGTCGCCAAGGGCAGCAAGGTCTCCATCCCGGGCTGGATCTCGTTCGAGCAGGTCGACACCGCCGCCCGCACGGGCCGCAACCCGCAGACCGGCGCCGAGATCAAGATCCCGGCCGGCAAGCGCGTCAAGGTGACCGCCGGTTCCAAGCTCAAGGCTGCCGTCAAGTAA
- a CDS encoding metal ABC transporter substrate-binding protein yields the protein MKKPALALTLASVAALSLAGCSSAPGAADDGTVTVVASTNVYGDLAARIGGDRVEVTSIIDSASQDPHSYEASARDRLTLQKADLVVENGGGYDAFVDSLLQDAQDPHVVTAVEFSHDYPGNDGHEDDEGHDHADDAAATEEPHDHGHAEGEDEHAGHDHIEGFNEHVWFDPHTMIHVVEAIADELAEIDPDGADTFGTNADELVAELEGFEGDLEAIKADAAGATVLMTEPLPGYLATAAGLTDVTPEGFAESVEEGSDVAPAVLLEALRVVASGEVTAVLTNAQTGGAETERVEKAAEDAGVPVVAFTELLEDGSSYSEWMSDAIQSLAAAVRS from the coding sequence ATGAAGAAGCCCGCCCTCGCCCTCACGCTCGCCTCCGTCGCCGCCCTCTCCCTGGCCGGCTGCTCGAGCGCCCCGGGCGCGGCGGACGACGGAACGGTGACGGTCGTCGCGAGCACCAACGTCTACGGTGACCTCGCCGCCCGGATCGGCGGCGACCGGGTCGAGGTCACCTCGATCATCGACTCCGCGTCGCAGGATCCGCACTCCTACGAGGCGAGCGCCCGCGACCGCCTCACGCTGCAGAAGGCCGACCTCGTGGTGGAAAACGGCGGTGGGTACGACGCGTTCGTCGACAGCCTCCTTCAGGACGCGCAGGATCCGCACGTCGTCACCGCCGTGGAGTTCTCGCACGATTACCCCGGCAACGACGGCCATGAGGACGACGAAGGCCACGATCACGCCGACGACGCAGCCGCGACGGAGGAGCCGCACGACCACGGACACGCCGAGGGCGAGGACGAGCATGCCGGACACGACCACATCGAGGGCTTCAACGAGCACGTCTGGTTCGACCCGCACACGATGATCCACGTCGTCGAGGCCATCGCCGACGAGCTCGCCGAGATCGACCCGGACGGCGCCGACACCTTCGGCACGAACGCGGACGAGCTCGTCGCGGAACTCGAGGGCTTCGAGGGCGACCTGGAGGCGATCAAGGCGGACGCCGCCGGTGCGACCGTGCTCATGACCGAGCCGCTGCCGGGCTACCTCGCCACTGCCGCCGGGCTCACCGATGTCACGCCGGAGGGCTTCGCCGAGTCGGTGGAAGAGGGCAGCGACGTCGCCCCGGCCGTCCTGCTCGAGGCGCTCCGGGTCGTCGCGTCCGGCGAGGTGACCGCCGTGCTCACCAACGCCCAGACCGGCGGCGCCGAGACCGAGCGCGTCGAGAAGGCTGCCGAGGACGCCGGGGTGCCCGTGGTCGCCTTCACGGAGCTGCTCGAGGACGGATCGTCGTACTCTGAGTGGATGAGTGACGCGATCCAGAGCCTCGCCGCCGCCGTCCGGTCGTGA
- a CDS encoding permease, whose product MTAPARTATRPGHTHRRAPSPRSTWIAVGIGAAIVVALFLIDAFLPTLFPASLPTRAQDGLTLALSVLIEALPFVVLGVLLSIVVQVWLPADVIHRWLPRRAWARRAVLSLLGMLIPVCECGNVPFARGLMMRGLAPAEALTFLIAAPIVNPIVILTTHAAFGWDGGILVARLVGGYLIANLIGWIYSRHLSPDSLLTQRFVDTCERVTHEPGTPVRRSLTQFLVELRAVMPALVIGSALAGAVQVLIPRDVLLAIGANPVLSIVAMMLLAIVVAICSNVDAFFALSFASTFSSGALVAFLLVGPLVDIKMLALMRTTFTARTLVGITGVVLAAAFAIGIGVNVLA is encoded by the coding sequence GTGACCGCCCCGGCACGAACGGCCACCCGTCCGGGCCACACGCACCGTCGAGCGCCCTCGCCCCGCTCGACGTGGATCGCCGTCGGCATCGGGGCAGCGATCGTCGTGGCGCTGTTCCTCATCGATGCGTTCCTCCCCACTCTCTTCCCGGCCTCGCTGCCGACCCGCGCGCAGGACGGCCTGACGCTCGCGCTCAGCGTGCTGATCGAGGCGCTGCCCTTCGTCGTGCTGGGCGTGCTCCTGTCGATCGTCGTGCAGGTGTGGCTCCCCGCCGACGTCATCCATCGCTGGCTGCCGCGGCGCGCCTGGGCCCGCCGTGCGGTGCTCTCCCTCCTGGGCATGCTCATCCCGGTCTGCGAATGCGGCAACGTGCCGTTCGCCCGCGGCCTGATGATGCGAGGGCTCGCGCCTGCCGAGGCGCTGACCTTCCTCATCGCCGCGCCGATCGTCAACCCGATCGTGATCCTCACGACGCACGCCGCTTTCGGCTGGGACGGCGGGATCCTCGTCGCCCGCCTCGTCGGCGGCTACCTGATCGCGAACCTCATCGGCTGGATCTACAGCCGGCACCTCTCGCCCGACTCTCTGCTCACGCAGCGCTTCGTCGACACGTGCGAGCGCGTGACGCACGAACCGGGTACGCCCGTCCGCCGGAGCCTCACGCAGTTCCTCGTCGAGCTGCGGGCCGTGATGCCCGCACTCGTCATCGGGTCGGCGCTGGCCGGAGCCGTGCAAGTGCTCATCCCGAGGGACGTGCTGCTCGCGATCGGCGCCAACCCCGTGCTGTCCATCGTCGCGATGATGCTGCTCGCGATCGTCGTGGCGATCTGCTCCAACGTCGACGCCTTCTTCGCCCTCTCATTCGCGTCGACCTTCTCCTCTGGCGCGCTCGTGGCCTTCCTCCTGGTCGGACCCCTCGTCGACATCAAGATGCTCGCGCTCATGCGCACGACGTTCACGGCCCGCACCCTCGTCGGGATCACCGGTGTGGTGCTGGCCGCGGCCTTCGCGATCGGGATCGGGGTGAACGTCCTTGCCTGA
- a CDS encoding Ig-like domain-containing protein, producing MSTDDERHEPPAVPRTRAELRAAREAEERAAEEQTAAERAAAEQAEAEQVAAERAAVDRMASEVAAEQAAVDREVAAEREAAEREAAESAAGIPAIPQSPEPVFTPAGPTSVPPAGRDREDASEPGWTPSTDVPVEDEAPRSAPWSRRRFLVTIGAVIGVLVLVGAGLGIVSLLQGPRITEVQVDAEQAIESSGSRVIVTANQALSAVDPEQVTVEPSVPFTVDAAGRGVGVRFTVPLDDDTTYTVTVAGVTGAGGGPAADLTTSFTTPASSIFLLRRDPDGDDIIFRTDLSGENAQPVFSHPRINDFRATSTQLVAAVEEDDGSRLLVMDRDGTGERELKLPGEGNVGAIQVSERGNLVGYSYSDRELSDTEGRASVLVTQSLSGDSEPRIIEVGDKEASVFVWQFVPDSAAVLFIDFDGALSLVDRAADTGVQSLGLATTIQGISRGTYTAIVERLDGSVVELNLADGSEQPLAASEPDYGTATSITPFPGGTLRHVVARDEGGLPVGQAVIRVDDSGKATPLVEVSSADSILQACASPSGQYAAVVIAPDMADNAYDGMLLPLPETLETHLIDMRSGDEIVALTGFDASWCQTAPRF from the coding sequence ATGAGTACTGACGACGAGCGGCACGAGCCGCCCGCCGTCCCGCGGACCCGCGCCGAGCTGCGCGCCGCCCGGGAGGCCGAGGAGCGCGCGGCAGAGGAGCAGACTGCTGCGGAGCGCGCGGCGGCCGAGCAGGCCGAGGCGGAGCAGGTCGCGGCTGAGCGTGCGGCCGTGGACCGGATGGCCTCGGAGGTCGCCGCGGAGCAGGCCGCGGTCGATCGCGAGGTCGCCGCGGAACGTGAGGCGGCGGAGCGCGAGGCCGCCGAGTCGGCCGCCGGCATTCCCGCGATCCCGCAGTCTCCGGAGCCGGTGTTCACCCCCGCGGGGCCGACCTCCGTTCCGCCGGCGGGCCGCGATCGGGAAGACGCGTCGGAGCCGGGCTGGACGCCCAGCACCGATGTTCCCGTCGAGGATGAGGCGCCGCGGTCGGCGCCGTGGTCCCGGCGCCGCTTCCTCGTCACGATCGGTGCCGTCATCGGCGTGCTCGTGCTCGTCGGCGCCGGACTGGGGATCGTGAGCCTCCTGCAGGGGCCTCGGATCACCGAGGTCCAGGTCGACGCGGAACAGGCCATCGAGTCGTCCGGCAGCCGCGTCATCGTCACGGCGAATCAGGCGCTGTCCGCCGTCGACCCCGAGCAGGTGACGGTCGAGCCCTCCGTGCCGTTCACCGTCGACGCGGCCGGGCGCGGCGTCGGCGTGCGCTTCACCGTGCCGCTCGACGACGACACGACCTATACGGTCACCGTCGCCGGGGTGACCGGAGCGGGGGGTGGTCCCGCCGCCGACCTGACGACGTCCTTCACGACGCCCGCGTCGTCGATCTTCCTCCTCCGTCGAGATCCGGATGGCGACGACATCATCTTCCGCACCGACCTGAGCGGCGAGAACGCGCAGCCTGTTTTCTCCCATCCGCGGATCAACGACTTCCGTGCCACCTCCACGCAGCTCGTGGCCGCGGTCGAAGAGGACGACGGCTCCCGGCTGCTCGTCATGGACAGGGACGGCACCGGGGAGCGCGAGCTCAAGCTCCCCGGCGAGGGCAACGTCGGCGCGATCCAGGTGTCCGAGCGCGGCAACCTCGTCGGTTACAGCTACTCCGATCGCGAGCTCAGCGACACCGAGGGGCGGGCCAGCGTGCTGGTCACCCAGTCGCTGAGCGGAGACAGCGAGCCCCGCATCATCGAGGTCGGCGACAAGGAGGCGAGTGTCTTCGTGTGGCAGTTCGTGCCCGACAGCGCCGCCGTCCTCTTCATCGACTTCGACGGAGCGCTGTCGCTCGTGGACCGCGCCGCCGACACCGGAGTGCAGTCGCTCGGCCTCGCCACCACCATCCAGGGCATCTCGCGCGGCACCTACACCGCGATCGTGGAGCGCCTCGACGGCTCGGTCGTCGAGCTGAATCTCGCGGACGGTTCGGAGCAGCCGCTCGCCGCGTCCGAGCCGGACTACGGCACCGCAACGTCCATCACCCCGTTCCCCGGCGGCACCCTGCGCCACGTCGTCGCCCGGGATGAGGGCGGCCTCCCGGTGGGACAGGCCGTGATCCGCGTCGACGATTCGGGGAAGGCCACGCCGCTCGTCGAGGTCAGCTCCGCCGACTCGATCCTCCAGGCGTGTGCGTCACCCAGCGGGCAGTACGCCGCCGTGGTGATCGCCCCCGACATGGCCGACAACGCCTATGACGGGATGCTGCTGCCGCTTCCGGAGACCCTGGAGACGCACCTCATCGACATGAGGTCGGGGGACGAGATCGTGGCGTTGACCGGATTCGACGCGTCCTGGTGCCAGACGGCGCCGCGGTTCTGA
- a CDS encoding DNA-3-methyladenine glycosylase, translating into MTEAVPLRRATRDDVMRSAVEVAPTLLGAELRTMVLEDGRRTEVRIRITEVEAYHGQGTGSVADPGSHARMGRTARNATMWGEPGHLYVYLSHGIHSCVNVACGPEGQGDGVLLRAGEVVSGVEAAARRRRAVLPLGRTALRDLARGPGRLGQAAGLRHSLHDGVDAITGEPQNDARAELWLREPLTEVAQGPRVGVAGIAGTDAFPWRFWIPGDPTVSAFRWGRGAADASSRANGAVAG; encoded by the coding sequence ATGACGGAAGCCGTGCCACTGCGTCGCGCGACCCGCGACGACGTGATGCGTTCCGCCGTCGAGGTCGCCCCCACCCTTCTCGGCGCGGAGCTGCGGACGATGGTCCTCGAGGACGGACGCCGCACGGAGGTCCGCATCCGGATCACCGAGGTGGAGGCCTATCACGGACAGGGCACGGGGTCGGTGGCGGACCCGGGGTCCCACGCGCGCATGGGGCGCACGGCCCGGAACGCCACGATGTGGGGCGAGCCGGGGCATCTCTACGTGTACCTGAGCCACGGCATCCACTCCTGCGTCAACGTGGCCTGCGGTCCCGAGGGGCAGGGCGACGGGGTGCTGCTGCGTGCCGGGGAGGTCGTGTCCGGGGTGGAGGCAGCGGCCCGACGGCGGCGTGCCGTACTGCCGCTCGGCCGCACCGCGCTGCGGGACCTCGCGCGCGGGCCCGGACGGCTCGGGCAGGCCGCGGGGCTGCGGCACTCCCTCCACGACGGCGTCGACGCCATCACCGGCGAGCCGCAGAACGACGCCAGGGCCGAGCTGTGGCTCCGTGAACCGTTGACCGAGGTGGCTCAGGGCCCGCGGGTGGGGGTGGCGGGCATCGCCGGAACGGATGCCTTCCCCTGGCGCTTCTGGATCCCCGGCGACCCCACGGTCTCCGCGTTCCGGTGGGGCCGCGGTGCCGCCGACGCTTCGAGTCGCGCGAACGGTGCCGTCGCGGGCTGA
- the rpsN gene encoding 30S ribosomal protein S14, producing MAKKSKIARNEQRKVIVERYAERRAELKKTLVDPNATDEAREAARVGLQKLPRNASPARVRSRDVIDGRPRGVLTKFGISRVRFRDMAHRGELPGVTKSSW from the coding sequence ATGGCTAAGAAGAGCAAGATCGCGCGCAACGAGCAGCGCAAGGTCATCGTCGAGCGCTACGCCGAGCGTCGTGCCGAGCTGAAGAAGACCCTGGTCGACCCGAACGCGACCGACGAGGCCCGCGAGGCCGCCCGCGTCGGCCTGCAGAAGCTGCCGCGCAACGCGTCGCCGGCCCGCGTGCGTTCGCGCGACGTCATCGACGGCCGCCCCCGTGGTGTCCTCACGAAGTTCGGCATCTCGCGTGTCCGCTTCCGTGACATGGCGCACCGTGGTGAGCTGCCCGGCGTGACCAAGTCGAGCTGGTAA
- a CDS encoding metal ABC transporter permease, protein MTVASALVPTVGWDDIFSFQDYGELVALLSNSIIAGAVLGLVGGLIGVFVMQRDLAFAVHGVSELSFAGAAAALLFGGSVVLGSLGGALVAAVLIGVLGAKARDRNSIVGVLMPFGLGLGILFLSLYDGRSANRFSLLTGQIVSVSSPDLGWLVGISIVVLLGLLVMWNPLRFDSLDPESAAARGVPTRTVSLLFMVLLGLIVAVSVHIIGALLVMALLVTPAAAAMRVTAGPVAVPLLAALFGFVSAVGGILLALAGTLPVSPYITTLSFTIYVVCWVVQRLRSRVTRV, encoded by the coding sequence ATGACCGTCGCGTCCGCCCTCGTCCCCACGGTCGGCTGGGACGACATCTTCTCCTTCCAGGACTACGGCGAGCTCGTCGCCCTGCTCTCGAACTCGATCATCGCGGGCGCCGTGCTCGGCCTCGTCGGCGGTCTCATCGGGGTGTTCGTCATGCAGCGCGACCTCGCCTTTGCGGTGCACGGGGTGAGCGAGCTGTCGTTCGCGGGTGCGGCGGCGGCGCTGCTGTTCGGCGGCAGCGTCGTGCTGGGCTCGCTCGGGGGAGCCCTCGTGGCGGCGGTCCTCATCGGGGTGCTCGGCGCCAAAGCCCGCGACCGCAACTCGATCGTGGGTGTGCTCATGCCGTTCGGCCTCGGCCTCGGCATCCTGTTCCTGTCCCTGTACGACGGCCGCAGCGCCAACCGTTTCAGTCTGCTGACGGGGCAGATCGTGTCGGTGTCGAGTCCCGACCTCGGCTGGCTCGTCGGCATCAGCATCGTGGTGCTGCTCGGCCTGCTCGTGATGTGGAACCCGCTTCGGTTCGACTCGCTCGATCCGGAGTCGGCGGCCGCCCGCGGGGTGCCCACCCGGACCGTGAGCCTGCTGTTCATGGTGCTGCTGGGACTCATCGTCGCGGTGAGCGTGCACATCATCGGCGCCCTGCTCGTGATGGCGCTGCTGGTCACCCCGGCCGCCGCAGCCATGCGGGTCACGGCGGGACCCGTCGCGGTGCCGTTGCTGGCGGCGCTGTTCGGGTTCGTCTCGGCCGTCGGCGGCATCCTGCTCGCGCTCGCCGGAACCCTGCCGGTGAGCCCGTACATCACCACCCTGTCCTTCACGATCTATGTCGTGTGCTGGGTCGTGCAGCGGCTCCGCTCCCGTGTGACCCGTGTCTGA
- the rpmG gene encoding 50S ribosomal protein L33, with amino-acid sequence MAKKAQDVRPIIKLRSTAGTGYTYVTKKNRRNTPDRLVLKKYDPVIRQHVEFREER; translated from the coding sequence ATGGCCAAGAAGGCTCAGGACGTCCGTCCGATCATCAAGCTGCGTTCGACGGCGGGTACGGGTTACACGTACGTGACCAAGAAGAACCGCCGCAACACCCCCGACCGCCTCGTGCTGAAGAAGTACGACCCGGTCATCCGTCAGCACGTCGAATTCCGAGAGGAGCGTTGA
- a CDS encoding cytochrome c oxidase assembly protein — translation MSSRTETPRPTSAYRLAGIVILLAAAGVALTWALLVGGGANPPLLQDPGPVVLWGTPIAKLVMNLAGAVMLGSLVLALFGLRAGERNFDTALNIASIGAAVFTVSSGLAGFFSFMAAFNPQLSIEREFGSQLGRFLLELPLGQSWLITTVLGAVITVLAFAWRTWTPTLLTALLAAASFLPLATQGHAGDLDGHNMAVNSILLHTVGAAVWLGGLLLLVLLRGQQGLDLGALVGRYSSLAIAAFAVVALSGFTRSIVAVGSWEAVWATPYGLIVVVKAVLLVGMGLLGAWYRTRLIPKLSGERASRWFWALVLGEVALMGLASGAAAALARTPPPTGEVAAFAQTPAQILTGSLLPPELTLERWFTAWDIDVLWLVAAGFGLFLYLAGVRRLRVRGDRWPIHRTVFWVLGMLMLVWVTGGPINAYQEYLFSVHMLGHMMLSMAIPLLLVSGAPITLALRAIHKRDDGTRGGREWIMWAVHSPFARVVTHPFVAAAIFIVSLWAFYFTDLVRWSMYEHLGHEWMVIHFLISGYLFVMSLIGADPVPYRLPYPGRLITLIAVMAMHAFFGMAIMMQEGLMVADWFGAMGRDWGADPMTDQYVGGGIAWSIGEIPTLILAITVAIQWSRSDTKLQRRRDRHADRTGDAELEEYNARLADLAARDQRAAERERR, via the coding sequence GTGAGTTCCCGTACCGAGACCCCGCGCCCGACGTCGGCGTATCGTCTCGCCGGCATTGTCATCCTCCTCGCCGCTGCCGGAGTCGCCCTCACCTGGGCGCTCCTGGTCGGCGGAGGGGCCAACCCGCCGCTGCTGCAGGACCCGGGGCCCGTGGTCCTGTGGGGCACTCCGATCGCGAAACTCGTGATGAACCTCGCGGGCGCGGTCATGCTCGGCTCCCTCGTGCTGGCGCTCTTCGGGCTGCGGGCGGGAGAGCGGAACTTCGACACCGCTCTCAACATCGCCTCGATCGGCGCCGCGGTCTTCACGGTCTCCTCGGGACTCGCCGGCTTCTTCTCCTTCATGGCGGCCTTCAACCCGCAGCTCAGCATCGAGCGCGAGTTCGGCTCGCAGCTCGGCCGCTTCCTGCTGGAGCTTCCGCTGGGGCAGTCGTGGCTCATCACGACCGTCCTCGGCGCGGTCATCACGGTGCTGGCGTTCGCCTGGCGGACGTGGACTCCCACCCTGCTCACCGCGCTTCTCGCCGCGGCGTCGTTCCTGCCGCTCGCGACGCAGGGGCACGCGGGCGACCTCGACGGCCACAACATGGCCGTCAACTCGATCCTCCTGCACACGGTCGGTGCCGCCGTCTGGCTCGGCGGGCTGCTCCTGCTGGTGCTCCTGCGCGGGCAGCAGGGGCTCGACCTCGGCGCGCTCGTCGGACGGTACTCCTCCCTCGCCATCGCGGCCTTCGCGGTCGTGGCGCTCTCCGGCTTCACGCGCTCGATCGTGGCCGTGGGGAGCTGGGAGGCGGTGTGGGCCACCCCTTACGGTCTCATCGTCGTCGTCAAGGCGGTCCTGCTCGTCGGGATGGGGCTGCTCGGTGCCTGGTACCGCACCCGCCTGATCCCGAAGCTCAGCGGCGAGAGGGCGTCCCGGTGGTTCTGGGCTCTGGTCCTGGGCGAGGTGGCGCTCATGGGGCTGGCCTCGGGTGCCGCGGCCGCCCTCGCTCGCACGCCTCCGCCCACGGGGGAGGTCGCGGCGTTCGCGCAGACCCCGGCGCAGATCCTCACCGGGTCGCTCCTGCCGCCGGAGCTCACGCTGGAGCGGTGGTTCACCGCGTGGGACATCGACGTGCTGTGGCTCGTGGCGGCGGGCTTCGGACTGTTCCTCTATCTCGCGGGCGTCCGCCGGCTGCGGGTGCGCGGCGACCGCTGGCCGATCCACCGCACCGTGTTCTGGGTGCTCGGCATGCTCATGCTGGTGTGGGTGACCGGGGGACCGATCAACGCCTATCAGGAGTACCTCTTCAGCGTGCACATGCTGGGGCACATGATGCTGTCGATGGCGATCCCGCTGCTCCTGGTGTCCGGGGCGCCGATCACCCTCGCGCTGCGCGCGATCCACAAGCGCGACGACGGCACGCGCGGTGGCCGTGAGTGGATCATGTGGGCCGTGCACTCGCCGTTCGCCCGAGTCGTCACCCATCCGTTCGTGGCGGCGGCGATCTTCATCGTCTCGCTCTGGGCCTTCTACTTCACCGATCTCGTGCGCTGGTCGATGTATGAGCACCTCGGACACGAGTGGATGGTCATCCACTTCCTGATCTCCGGCTACCTGTTCGTGATGAGCCTGATCGGCGCGGACCCGGTGCCGTACCGGCTGCCCTACCCCGGCCGGCTCATCACGCTCATCGCGGTCATGGCCATGCACGCGTTCTTCGGCATGGCGATCATGATGCAGGAGGGCCTCATGGTCGCTGACTGGTTCGGCGCGATGGGCCGCGACTGGGGCGCCGACCCGATGACGGATCAGTACGTGGGCGGTGGCATCGCCTGGTCGATCGGCGAGATCCCGACGCTGATCCTCGCCATCACCGTGGCGATCCAGTGGAGTCGCAGCGACACCAAGCTCCAGCGCCGTCGGGACCGGCATGCCGACCGCACGGGCGACGCCGAGCTGGAGGAGTACAACGCCCGTCTCGCCGACCTCGCCGCGCGGGATCAGCGTGCCGCGGAGCGCGAGCGCCGCTGA
- a CDS encoding Fur family transcriptional regulator, with amino-acid sequence MAQRNTWQRERVREALADARGFVSAQSLHATLRDDNTGIGLATVYRALAGLAAAGDADSLQSPEGEALYRACTTQGHHHHLICRSCGLTVEIEAKDVEQWAHRTAALHGFTEAAHVVDIFGLCTPCANRRDAERAATA; translated from the coding sequence ATGGCTCAGCGGAACACCTGGCAGCGCGAACGCGTGCGCGAAGCGCTCGCCGACGCGCGCGGTTTCGTGAGCGCCCAGAGCCTGCACGCGACCCTTCGCGACGACAACACCGGGATCGGGCTGGCGACGGTGTACCGCGCCCTCGCCGGGCTCGCGGCTGCCGGAGACGCCGACTCCCTGCAGAGTCCTGAGGGGGAGGCGCTCTACCGCGCCTGCACGACCCAGGGGCACCACCACCACCTCATCTGCCGCTCCTGCGGCCTCACCGTCGAGATCGAGGCCAAGGACGTGGAGCAGTGGGCACACCGGACGGCGGCGCTGCACGGCTTCACCGAGGCGGCGCACGTCGTCGACATCTTCGGTCTCTGCACCCCCTGCGCGAATAGGCGCGATGCCGAGAGGGCTGCGACAGCGTGA
- a CDS encoding TIGR03943 family putative permease subunit, which yields MPEFSARSRALATRWLGIGLASVVAVVTIGLAVTDRLTLYISPESVWFACAAAVVTLAGAIWSCTLPLGAEEDHGHDHAPAPSPSGEAGHTSADDGERSSAPSRRTLVGVGALAGGVVATGVVAAALVLPPASLSVELAMSRAGEETALFAGADTVALGVADTSTFGVGDWASVFAAATNTTAYDGADVTLTGFVTPGEGDGVNLTRLVITHCVIDAQTAALPVSVDADAYKTGQWVEVTGTVRADQDGSLHIEPTDVVAIDEPKDPYEY from the coding sequence TTGCCTGAGTTCTCCGCCCGCTCCCGCGCCCTCGCCACCCGGTGGCTGGGGATCGGTCTCGCCTCCGTCGTCGCCGTCGTGACCATCGGCCTCGCGGTCACGGATCGCCTGACGCTCTACATCAGCCCGGAGTCGGTGTGGTTCGCCTGCGCGGCCGCGGTCGTCACCCTCGCCGGAGCGATCTGGTCGTGCACACTGCCGTTGGGCGCCGAGGAAGACCATGGGCATGACCATGCGCCGGCACCGTCGCCGTCAGGGGAGGCGGGGCATACCTCCGCCGACGACGGCGAGCGGTCGTCCGCCCCCTCGCGCCGCACCCTCGTGGGAGTCGGCGCCCTCGCCGGCGGTGTCGTGGCCACGGGGGTCGTCGCGGCCGCGCTCGTGTTGCCGCCCGCATCGCTGTCGGTGGAACTCGCGATGTCGCGTGCGGGGGAGGAGACCGCGCTCTTCGCCGGCGCCGACACCGTCGCCCTCGGCGTCGCGGACACCTCGACGTTCGGGGTCGGGGACTGGGCGAGCGTCTTCGCCGCCGCGACGAACACCACCGCCTACGACGGGGCCGACGTCACGCTCACCGGCTTCGTCACACCCGGTGAGGGAGACGGCGTCAATCTCACCCGTCTCGTGATCACGCATTGCGTGATCGACGCCCAGACCGCCGCGCTGCCGGTCAGCGTCGATGCCGACGCGTACAAGACCGGCCAGTGGGTCGAGGTCACCGGGACGGTCCGCGCGGACCAGGACGGTTCGCTGCACATCGAGCCGACGGATGTCGTGGCGATCGACGAGCCGAAGGATCCGTATGAGTACTGA
- a CDS encoding metal ABC transporter ATP-binding protein gives MSGARSQAQRPTSGTGPVLEIADGALQRGERELWSGLDLTVQPGEFIAVLGPSGSGKTTLLRSILGLQPLSRGSIRVAGEPVHRGNARIGYIPQQRSLAPDTSMRARDLVALGVQGSRFGFPIPHRGDRVKVDALLAAVGATSYADRRVGLLSGGEQQRLRVGQALADNPSLLLCDEPLSNLDLANQVAVTDIIDRQRRERGAAVLFVTHDVNPILNRVDRILYIAGGRFLLGTPEEVLQTRVLTDLYGTPVFVLRAGDRLVVVGVPDAEPHHDHEHGGAA, from the coding sequence GTGAGCGGAGCCCGTTCACAGGCTCAGCGACCGACGAGCGGGACCGGCCCGGTCCTCGAGATCGCGGACGGCGCCCTGCAGCGCGGCGAGCGCGAGCTCTGGTCGGGTCTCGACCTCACGGTCCAGCCCGGCGAGTTCATCGCCGTACTCGGGCCGTCGGGTTCCGGGAAGACGACGCTCCTTCGCAGCATCCTCGGACTCCAGCCGCTGTCCCGCGGCAGCATCCGCGTGGCCGGCGAGCCCGTGCACCGCGGCAACGCCCGCATCGGGTACATCCCGCAGCAGCGGTCGCTCGCTCCCGACACGAGCATGCGAGCCCGTGACCTCGTGGCGCTCGGTGTGCAGGGCAGCCGCTTCGGCTTCCCCATCCCGCATCGCGGCGACCGGGTCAAGGTCGACGCGCTGCTGGCCGCGGTCGGGGCGACCTCGTACGCGGACCGCCGGGTGGGGCTGCTCTCGGGTGGGGAGCAGCAGCGCCTCCGCGTCGGGCAGGCCCTGGCCGACAACCCCTCGCTGCTGCTGTGCGACGAGCCGCTGTCGAACCTCGACCTGGCGAACCAGGTGGCCGTCACCGACATCATCGACCGGCAGCGGCGCGAGCGCGGTGCCGCCGTGCTCTTCGTCACGCACGACGTCAACCCGATCCTGAACCGTGTCGACCGGATCCTCTACATCGCCGGGGGCAGGTTCCTCCTCGGGACCCCGGAGGAGGTGCTGCAGACCCGGGTGCTGACGGATCTCTACGGCACCCCGGTGTTCGTGCTCCGTGCTGGTGACCGGCTCGTCGTGGTCGGCGTCCCCGACGCGGAGCCGCACCACGACCACGAGCACGGGGGCGCCGCATGA